The DNA sequence ACGTCGGCGGCCTCGGAGGCGCGCATCGCGATGAAGTGCCGCCACGCCCGGTAGTTCCCGGTCACGACGATCTTGGTCTCGGTCGCGTTCGGCAGCACCGACCGCGCGGCCTGACGGGCCTGCTTGCGCCGGAGCGTCCCGTTCGGCACGTCGGCGAAGCGCGCCTCGAGCCCCTCGAGGAGCTTCTCGTAGGAGGCGAGCGCGTCGGCCGAGGCCTGCAGGAACAGCTCGTGCAGCTCCGGGTCCTGGGCGATGACGTCCGGCTCGACCATCGCGGCGTCCCGCTCGGGGACGTAGCGCTGAGAGAGCTGGGAGTAGGAGAAGTGCCGGTGCCGGATCAGCTCGTGGGTCAGCGAGCGCGAGATGCCGGTCAGGTAGAAGCTGACCGAGCCGTGCTCGAGGACCGAGAGGTGCCCGACCTCGAGGATGTGGGCGATGTAGCCGGCGTTGGTCGCGGTGCGCGGGTTCGGCTTGCCCCACGACTGGTAGCAGGCGCGGCCGGCGAACTCGGCCAGCGCCTGGCCGCCGTCGGCGTCGGTGGACCACGGGACGTCCGCGGGCGGGGTGAACTCGGTCTTCGCGACGAGCTGCACGGTCAGCGGGACGGTCTTCGGCGCGGTCTCCGGCATGCCGCGAGGGTAACGACCGGCGTGCCCGGCACCCGCCGGGCCCCGCGCCCGCACCCACGGTGGCGGCCACGGCACCCCCGGTACGCTGCGACGTCGCGGCCGACGCCACGAACCGGTGGCGTGATGTCATCAGTGACGCCATAGTGGTGTCATGGACCTCACGCCGTACGTCGCGCAGCTGCGCGACGACCTCGCCGCCGCAGCGGCCGCGGGCGACGAGCAGACCCGCCGCACCGCGGCACTGCTCGGCTCCGCGCTCGAGCCCGCAGCCCGGCTCGCGATCATGAACGCACTGTCGGACCTGGCCTCGGAGGCGACCGCCGCGCTCGGCGACCGTTCTGTCGAGGTCCGCCTGCACGGCCGGGAGGTGCGCGTGTCGGTGTCCGGCGGCGACCCGGAGCCCGGACACGCACCCACCCCGGACCCCACCCCGGCGGGCGAGGGGACGTCCCCGTTCGACGGCTTCCCGTTCGACGGCACCGCCGCCTCCGGTCGTCAGACCTCCTCCGCAGGCCCGGCGGCCGGCGGCTCGCCGTTCTCCGGCGACGCCGGTGACATCAGTCGGGTCACCCTGCGCATCGTCGAGCAGATCAAGGCCCAGGCCGAGCGGGCCGCCCAGTCGCAGGGCGTCTCGCTCAACACCTGGGTGTCCCAGGCCGTGCAGGGGGCGCTGGCCGGCGCGGAGGGGCGCACCGGCAGACCGCACCGCAACGGGCGCAGCCTGCGGGGATGGGTGCAGGGATGAGCGACGAGCAGACCGGCCCCGTCGAGCCGGACGACGCCGGCGCTGACGCCACGCACGACGGCGGCGCCCACACCGAAGGCACCGGCGCCGGCGGAGCACGCAGCGGCGACGCCGGCCACCCGCCGACCGCCGGTGCGGACCCCGGCGGTGCGGGCACCGGGGACGCCGGCACCGACACGCCCTCCCGCAGCGAGCGGTTCGACTGCGCCGGTGCCGCCGAGATCGAGGTGACGACCGGCGCAGGCCGGATCCGGATCGACCTGGTCGAGGGCGCCGACGAGGTGCGCGCGGAGATCACCGCCGACCGCAGCGCCGCGCCCTGGTCCGGCGGCCTCGGCGGGCTGCTGGACTGGATCGGCAGCTCGATGACCGGCCGCGCCGGCGTCCCCCAGGCCGGGGCGGGCTGGTCCGGGCGCGGGTTCGACCCGATCGTCGGTGCCCCCTGGGAGGCCACCGGCGATCCCTCGGCCGACGCCGTCGACGCCGTCACCGTCGAGTGGTCGGCGGCGACGCGACGCCTGGTGGTGCGCGGTCCGGACGGCGCCGCCCTCGGCGCGGTGCCGCTGGTGGTGACCATCTCCGCGCCCGCCGGGTCGCGGCCCGCGGTACGGACCGGCGCGGCCTCGGTCGAGCTGACCGGCCGCGCGTCCTGGGCCGCGGTGCGGACCGGGTCCGGTGCGGCCCGGCTCGCCGAGGTGCACGGCGACGCCGACGTCACCACCGGTGCGGGGTCGATCGACCTGGGCACGTGCTCGGGCCGGGCCCACCTGCGTGCCGGCTCCGGCGGGGTCGAGGCCGGATCGCTCGGCGGCGCGTCGCGCATCCGGACCGGCAGCGGCGACATCCGCGTCGGCGAGCTCACGGCGGACCTGGAGGTGCGCTCGGGGTCGGGGGACGTGGTCGTCGCCGATGCGGTGTCCGGTGACGTCCGCCTCGGCACCGGGTCGGGGTCGGTCCGGGTCGGGGTGCACTCCGGTGTCGCCGCCGAGCTGGACCTGTCGACCGGGTCGGGCCGTGCCCGCTCCGAGCTCGACGTCCGTCACGACACCCCGCCGACAGCGCCGGCGGTGCGGCTGTCCGGGCGCACCGGCAGCGGTGACGTCCTGGTGACCCGCGTCTCCGTGGCGGTCTGACCCACACTCGGTATCTCGCTCGTCGAGATGATCGGCGAGCGAGATACCGGCGTAGGATCGGCGCCGTGGACCGCACCGAGATCGCCGCGACGAACGCCTCCATGACCGCCCGGGTACTGCAGATGCCTCCGGCCCCCGTCCCGGACGGCGGCTACGCACTGCGTGTGCTGCGCACCCGCGGGCGGCGCAGCGGGGAGCCGCGCGACACCCCGATCGGCGTCGTCGGGCACGACGGTGCCACCTACCTGGTCTCCCCCACCGGTGGGCGGGACTGGGTGCGCAACCTGCGGGCGACGCCGGAGTGCGCGATCCGCTCCGCCGCGGGCGACGAGCCGCACCGGGGGGTGGAGCCCGACCGCCCCGAGGCCGCGGCGGCCGTCGTCGGCTACCTGCGGGCGCTCGACGTGCCGTGGGCCCTGGCGGCGTTCCCGGTGTCGGCCGACGCCACCGAGGAGCAGGTCGCCGAGCACCTGGATGCGATCGCCGTGTTCCGTCTCGACCCCGCCTGAGCCGTCAGCGGGCGGCGACCTCGGCACGCAGCTCCGCGGCCAGGTTGCCCCGCTCCCCCACGGCGACGCCGTCGAGCGCGAGCCAGCCCGCCATCGTCGCGAGCTCGCCGGCCAGCTCGGCGGCGATCCGCGGGCGCGGGGCGGTCGCCCCGGGCTCGGCGAACGCCCCGGGCACCCGCAGCACGCCGGCCGCCCGGTCGGCCTTGAGGTCGACCCGGCCGACGAGCTCGCCGTCCAGCAGGAACGGGAAGACGTAGTAGCCGTACTCCCGCTTCGGCTCCGGCACGTAGATCTCGATGCGGTAGCGGAACCCGAAGATCCGCTCGGTCCGGCCCCGCTCCCAGACCAGCGGGTCGAACGGACACAGCAGCGCCCGCCCGGTCACCGTGCGCGGCACCCGGGCGGCCGGGTCGCGGTAGGCGGGCCGGTCCCAGCCGCGCACGCTCACCGGCTCCAGGGCACCCGCGTCGACCAGCTCGGCGATCGCGGTGCGGGTGCGTTCCGGGCCGAGCCGGTAGTAGTCGCGCAGGTCGGTCTCGGTACCGACCCCCAGCGCGGAGGCGGACCGCGCGACGAGCTCGCGCGCCGCGTCGGCCGGGTCGGGGGCGGGCAGCGCGAGGATCTCCGGCGGCAGCACCCGCGAGGGGAGGTCGTAGCGGCGCTCGAAGTGCACACGCGTGCCGACCGCCAGCTCGCCGACGGCGAACAGGTACTCGCAGACCCGCTTGACCTCCGACCGCTCCCACCAGGTTGCCCCCGGCGGGCGCGGGCGCACCTCACCGGCCCGCCCGTGCGGGGCGAGCGCCTTCTCGATCGCACCGGCGCCCAGCGGCCCGGACTCCGCCACCACGTCGAGGATGTCCCCCGCCAGGGACGGGTGCTTCTCCAGCAGCGGGCCGTAGTGCTTCCACCAGCGCCGCGGCAGCGCCTCGTGGGAGAGCAGCGGCATGTCCTGGACCGGGACCAGACTCGCCTCGTGCGCCCAGGTCTCCGCCAGCAGGCGCGGTCGCCGCGCGCTCGGTGACCAGGCCGCGTCGTCGAGGAGGGCGATGGGGTAGGCACCGAGCCTGCTGAACAGCGGCATGTAGTGCGCGCGCACCGCGATGTTGACCGAGTCGAGCTGGAGCAGCTTCACCCGGTCCAGCACCCGGCCGAGGTGGCGGCGGGTGACCGGCCCGGACGGCCGTGGATCGGTGAAGCCCTGGGCCGCAAGGAAGGTCCGACGGGCGACGTCGGCGGAGATCGTGCGCACGGCCGGGATGCTGCCACGGGGCACCGACAGGATCCGGCAACACGTCCGGTGACCTCCGGCCGGTCAGCTGCCGGGCGGGGGGCCACCGGCACCCGGCCCGCCACCGCCGGGGGCGGCTCCCGCGTCCGGCTGGGTGGTGACGTCGACGGCTGCGGTCAGCGCGACCGTGTAGCCCGTGGTCGGGTCGCCGGTGACCGTGGCGAGCTGCAGGGCGCCGCCGTCGTCGCCGAAGACGTTGTCGGAGGCGAGCGAGACCTTCGCCAGGTTCGTGACCGACTGCTCGTGACCGGCGGTGGCGTAGACGGCGGCGCACACGTCCTGCGGGAGGGCCACCTGGGAGGTGG is a window from the Pseudonocardia sp. HH130629-09 genome containing:
- a CDS encoding nitroreductase family deazaflavin-dependent oxidoreductase produces the protein MDRTEIAATNASMTARVLQMPPAPVPDGGYALRVLRTRGRRSGEPRDTPIGVVGHDGATYLVSPTGGRDWVRNLRATPECAIRSAAGDEPHRGVEPDRPEAAAAVVGYLRALDVPWALAAFPVSADATEEQVAEHLDAIAVFRLDPA
- a CDS encoding toxin-antitoxin system HicB family antitoxin, with amino-acid sequence MDLTPYVAQLRDDLAAAAAAGDEQTRRTAALLGSALEPAARLAIMNALSDLASEATAALGDRSVEVRLHGREVRVSVSGGDPEPGHAPTPDPTPAGEGTSPFDGFPFDGTAASGRQTSSAGPAAGGSPFSGDAGDISRVTLRIVEQIKAQAERAAQSQGVSLNTWVSQAVQGALAGAEGRTGRPHRNGRSLRGWVQG
- a CDS encoding DUF4097 family beta strand repeat-containing protein — encoded protein: MSDEQTGPVEPDDAGADATHDGGAHTEGTGAGGARSGDAGHPPTAGADPGGAGTGDAGTDTPSRSERFDCAGAAEIEVTTGAGRIRIDLVEGADEVRAEITADRSAAPWSGGLGGLLDWIGSSMTGRAGVPQAGAGWSGRGFDPIVGAPWEATGDPSADAVDAVTVEWSAATRRLVVRGPDGAALGAVPLVVTISAPAGSRPAVRTGAASVELTGRASWAAVRTGSGAARLAEVHGDADVTTGAGSIDLGTCSGRAHLRAGSGGVEAGSLGGASRIRTGSGDIRVGELTADLEVRSGSGDVVVADAVSGDVRLGTGSGSVRVGVHSGVAAELDLSTGSGRARSELDVRHDTPPTAPAVRLSGRTGSGDVLVTRVSVAV
- the thyX gene encoding FAD-dependent thymidylate synthase gives rise to the protein MPETAPKTVPLTVQLVAKTEFTPPADVPWSTDADGGQALAEFAGRACYQSWGKPNPRTATNAGYIAHILEVGHLSVLEHGSVSFYLTGISRSLTHELIRHRHFSYSQLSQRYVPERDAAMVEPDVIAQDPELHELFLQASADALASYEKLLEGLEARFADVPNGTLRRKQARQAARSVLPNATETKIVVTGNYRAWRHFIAMRASEAADVEIRKLAVECLRQLQAEVPNVFADFQIQTLADGTEIASSPLVAEG
- a CDS encoding winged helix-turn-helix domain-containing protein; the encoded protein is MRTISADVARRTFLAAQGFTDPRPSGPVTRRHLGRVLDRVKLLQLDSVNIAVRAHYMPLFSRLGAYPIALLDDAAWSPSARRPRLLAETWAHEASLVPVQDMPLLSHEALPRRWWKHYGPLLEKHPSLAGDILDVVAESGPLGAGAIEKALAPHGRAGEVRPRPPGATWWERSEVKRVCEYLFAVGELAVGTRVHFERRYDLPSRVLPPEILALPAPDPADAARELVARSASALGVGTETDLRDYYRLGPERTRTAIAELVDAGALEPVSVRGWDRPAYRDPAARVPRTVTGRALLCPFDPLVWERGRTERIFGFRYRIEIYVPEPKREYGYYVFPFLLDGELVGRVDLKADRAAGVLRVPGAFAEPGATAPRPRIAAELAGELATMAGWLALDGVAVGERGNLAAELRAEVAAR